ggttctcctccccctccaccagggctaggttctcctctccctccaccaggGCTaggttctcctctccctccaccaggGCTAggttctcctcccccctccaccagggctaggttctcctcctcctccaccagggctaggttctcctcccccctccaccagGGCTAggttctcctcccccctccaccagGGCTAggttctcctccccctccaccaggGCTAGGTTCTCCTCCCCCTTCCACCAGGGCTAggttctcctcccccctccaccagGGCTAggttctcctcccccctccaccagGGCTAggttctcctccccctccaccagggctaggttctcctcccccctccaccagggctaggttctcctcctcctccaccagggctaggttctcctcccccctccaccagGGCTAggttctcctcccctccaccaggGCCaggttctcctctcccctccaccagGGCTaggttctcctctcccctccaccagGGCTAggttctcctcccccctccaccagGGCTATGTTCTCTTTCTCTGATTCTATATTTAGTTTCTCCATTTCCTCTTTGAGGAATgggatgagtatgtgtgtctgtgaataagcgtgtctgtgtgtgtgtgtgtgtgtgtgagatgtttttattttaaaaataccTTTAGTTTAGCCCAATAGTTACATAATTAAAATAACAAACTGTACTTCATTTTAAAGGACAAACTTTACTTCATTTAAAAGAACAAACTGTACTTCATTTTAAAGAACAAACTGTACTTCATTTTAAAGGACAAACTTTACTTCATTTAAAAGAACAAACTGTACTTCATTTTAAAGAACAAACTATACTTCATTTTAAAGAACAAACTGTACTTCATTTTAAAGAACAAACTGTACTTCATTTTAAAGGACAAACTTTACTTCATTTAAAAGAACAAACTGTACTTCATTTTAAAGAACAAACTGTACTTCATTTTAAAGAACAAACTGTACTTCATTTTAAAGGACAAACTTTACTTCATTTTAAAGAACAAACTGGACTTCCTTTTAAAGGACAAACTGTACTTCATTTTAAAGGACAAACTTTACTTCATTTTAAAGAACAAACTGTACTTCATTTTAAAGAACAAACTGTACTTCATTTTAAAGAACAAACTGTACTTCATTTTAAAGGACAAACTATACTTCATTTTAAAGAACAAACTGTACTTCATTTTAAAGAACAAACTGTACTTCATTTTAAAGGACAAACTTTACTTCATTTAAAAGAACAAACTGTACTTCATTTTAAAGAACAAACTGTACTTCATTTTAAAGAACAAACTGTACTTCATTTTAAAGAACAAACTATACTTCATTTTAAAGAACAAACTGTACTTCATTTTAAAGGACAAACTTTACTTCATTTTAAAGAACAAACTGGACTTCCTTTTAAAGGACAAACTGTATTTCATTTTAAAGAACAAACTGTACTTCATTTTAAAGAACGAACTGGACTTCATTTAAAATAACAAACTGTACTTCATTTTAAAGAACAAACTATACTTCATTTTAAAGAACAAACTGTACTTCATTTTAAAGGACAAACTTTACTTCATTTTAAAGAACAAACTGTACTTCATTTTAAAGAACGAACTGGACTTCATTTAAAATAACAAACTGTACTTCATTTTAAAGGACCTAGAAAGATAGAAACAAAATAAGATTGAACCCCCCTTGACGCACCACACCCCTACAAAGTCCACCAGATAGTTCACCAGCCCCCATAGACATGTCCCAGTGTCCCTCAGATGGTTCACCAGCCCCCATAGACATGTCCCAGTGTCCCCCAGATGGTTCACCAGCCCCCCATGTTCCAGTGTCCCTCAGATGGTCCACCAACCCCCATAGACATGTACCAGGGTCCCTCAGATGGTTCACCAGCCCCCCATGTTCCAGTGTCCCCAGATGGTTCACCAGCCCCCATAGACATGTACCAGTGTCCCTCAGATGGTTCACCAGCCCCCCATGTTCCAGTGTCCCCAGATGGTTCACCAGCCCCCCATGTTCCAGTATCCCCCAGATGGTTCACCAGCCCCCCATGTTCCAGTGTCCCCAGATGGTTTACCAGCCCCCATAGACATGTACCAGTGTCCCTCAGATGGTTCACCAGCCCCCCATGTTCCAGTGTCCCCCAGATGGTTCACCAGCCCCCCATGTTCCAGTGTCCCCCAGATGGTTCACCAGCCCCCCATGTTCCAGTGTCCCCCAGATGGTTCACCAGCCCCCCATGTTCCAGTGTCCCCAGATGGTTCACCAGCCCCCCATGTTCCAGTGTCCCCAGATGGTTCACCAGCCCCCATGTTCCAGTGTCCCCAGATGGTTCACCAGCCCCCATGTTCCAGTGTCCCCAGATGGTTCACCAGCCCCTATGTTCCAGTGTCCCCCAGATGGTTCACCAGCCCCCCATGTTCCAGTGTCCCCAGATGGTTCACCAGCCCCCATGTTCCAGTGTCCCCAGATGGTTCACCAGCCCCCATGTTCCAGTGTCCCCAGATGGTTCACCAGCCCCCATGTTCCAGTGTCCCCAGATGGTTCACCAGCCCCCCATGTTCCAGTGTCCCCAGATGGTTCACCAgccctccatgttccagtgtccccagatggttcaccagccctccatgttccagtgtccccagatggttcaccagccccccatgttccagtgtccccagatggttcaccagccctccatgttccagtgtccccagatggttcaccagcccccatgttccagtgtccccagatggttcaccagccccccatgttccagtgtccccagatggttcaccagccctccatgttccagtgtcCCCAGATGGTTCACCAGCCCCCATGTTCCAGTGTCCCCAGATGGTTCACCAGCCCCCCATGTTCCAGTGTCCCCAGATGGTTCACCAGCCCCCATGTTCCAGTGTGAGCTGAGCCCACACCAGCAGCACAGCTCTGGGGTCagtacactatacctagaccctcctcctgttggctacactatacctagaccctcctcgtattggctacactatacctagaccctcctcctgttggctacactatacctagaccctcctcctattggctacactatacctagaccctcctcctgttggctacactatacctagaccctcctcctattggctacactatacctagaccctcctcctgttggctacactatacctagaccctcctcctgttggttacactatacctagaccctcctcctgttgactacactatacctagaccatcctcctgttggctacactatacctagaccctcctcctgttggctactctatacctagaccctcctcctgttggctactctatacctagaccctcctcctgttggctactctatacctagaccctcctcctattggctacactatacctagaccctcctcctggctacactatacctagaccctcctcctgttgactacactatacctagaccctcctcctgttggctacactatacctagaccctcctcctattggctacactatacctagaccctcctcctcatgttgactacactatacctagaccctcctcctggctacactatacctagaccctcctcctattggctacactatacctagaccctcctcctggctacactatacctagaccctcctcctattgactacactatacctagaccctcctcctattggctacactatatctagaccctcctcctggctacactatacctagaccctcctcctggctacactatacctagaccctcctcctgttggctacactatacctagaccctcctcctattggctacactatatctagaccctcctcctggctacactatacctagaccctcctcctggctacactatacctagaccctcctcctattgactacactatacctagaccctcctcctattggctacactatacctagaccctcctcctggctacactatacctagaccctcctcctattggctacactatacctagaccctcctcctattgactacactatacctagaccctcctcctattggctacactatatctagaccctcctcctggctacactatacctagaccctcctcctgttggctacactatacctagaccctcctcctggctacactatacctagaccctcctcctgttggctacactatacctagaccctcctcctgttgactacactatacctagaccctcctcctattggctacactatacctagaccctcctcctgttggctacactatacctagaccctcctcctgttgactacactatacctagaccctcctcctattggctacactatacctagaccctcctcctgttggctacactacacctagaccctcctcctattggctacactatacctagaccctcctcctgttggctacactatacctagaccctcctcgtattggctacactatacctagaccctcctcctgttggctacactatacctagaccctcctcctattggctacactatacctagaccctcctcctgttggctacactatacctagaccctcctcctgttggctacactatacctagaccctcctcctgttggctactctatacctagaccctcctcctattggctacactatacctagaccctcctcctggctacactatacctagaccctcctcctggctacactatacctagaccctcctcctgttggctacactatacctagaccctcctcctattggctacactatacctagaccctcctcctattggctacactatacctagaccctcctcctggctacactatacctagaccctcctcctggctacactatacctagaccctcctcctgttggctacactatacctagaccctcctcctgttggctacactatacctagaccctcctcctattggctacactatacctagaccctcctcctggctacactatacctagaccctcctcctgttggctactctatacctagaccctcctcctcctggctacactatacctagaccctcctcctgttgactacactatacctagaccctcctcctattggctacactatacctagaccctcctccacctggctacactatacctagaccctccccctgttggctacactatacctagaccctcctcctgttggctacactatacctagaccctcctcctgttggctacactatacctagaccctcctcctattggctacactatacctagaccctcctcctattggctacactatacctagaccctcctcctcctggctacactatacctagaccctcctcctgttggctacactatacctagaccctcctcctggctacactatacctagaccctcctcctgttggctacactatacctagaccctcctcctagcTACACTATACCTTCCTcttgttggctacactatacctagaccctcctcctgtctcctcctcactAATGCATCGAGGTGAGACTGTCTCCTCCTCACTAATGGATCAAGGTGAGACTGTCTCCTCCTCACTAATGGATCAAGGTGAGACTGTCTCCTCCTCACTAATGGATCAAGGTGAGACTGTCTCCTCCTCACTAATGGATTAAGGTAAGTCTGTCATAACAGACACCCCCTCCTCACTAATGGATCAAGGTAAGTCTGTCAGAACAGACACCCCCTCCTCACTAATGGATCAAGGTAAGTCTGTCAGAACAGACACCCCCTCCTCACTAATGGATCAAGGTAAGTCTGTCAGAACAGACACCCCCTCCTCACTAATGGATCAAGGTgagactgtctcctcctccccttctaatGTAGTAAGACCCCCTCATTGCAGCTAGCTCACAGCTCTACTCCATTAATGTAGTAAGACCCCCTCACTGCAGCTAGCTCACAGCTCTACTCCATTAATGTAGTAAGACCCCCTCACGGCAGCTAGCTCTCAGCTCTACTCCATTAATGTAGTAAGACCCCCTAACGGCAGCTAGCCCACAGCTCTACTCCATAAATGTAGTAAGACCCCTTTACGGCAGCTAGCCCACAGCTCTACTCCATAAATGTAGTAAGACCCCCTCACTGCAGCTAGCCCACAGCTCTACTCCATAAATGTAGTAAGACCCTCACAGCAGCTAGCTCTCAGCTCTACTCCATTAATGTAGTAAGACCCCCTCACAGCAGCTAGCTCACAGCTCTACTCCATTAATGTAGTAAGACCCCTTCACGGCAGCTAGCTCACAGCTCTACTCCATAAATGTAGTAAGACCCCCCCCCACGGCAGCTAGCTCACAGCTCTACTCCATTAATGTAGTAAGACCCCCCTACGGCAGCTAGCTCACAGCTCTACTCCATTAATGTAGTAAGACCCCCTAACGGCAGCTAGCTCACAGCTCTACTCCATTAATGTAGTAAGACCCCCAAACGGCAGCTAGCTCACAGCTCTACTCCATTAATGTAGTAAGACCCCTTTACTGCAGCTAGCTCACAGCTCTACTCCATAAATGTAGTAAGACCCCCTAACGGCAGCTAGCTCACAGCTCTACTCCATTAATGTAGTAAGACCCCCTAACGGCAGCTAGCTCACAGCTCTACTCCATTAATGTAGTAAGACCCCTTTACTGCAGCTAGCTCACAGCTCTTCTCCATAAATGTAGTAAGACCCCCTCACGGCAGCTAGCTCACAGCTCTACTCCATTAATGTAGTAAGACCCCTTTACTGCAGCTAGCTCACAGCTCTACTCCATAAATGTAGTAAGACCCCCTCACGGCAGCTAGCTCACAGCTCTTCTCCATAAATGTAGTAAGACCCCCTCACGGCAGCTAGCTCACAGCTCTTCTCCATAAATGTAGTAAGACCCCCTCACGGCAGCTAGCTCACAGCTCTACTCCATAAATGTAGTAAGACCCCCTCACGGCAGCTAGCTCACAGCTCTTCTCCATAAATGTAGTAAGACCCCCTCACGGCAGCTAGCTCACAGCTCTTCTCCATAAATGTAGTAAGACCCCCTCACGGCAGCTAGCTCACAGCTCTACTCCATTAATGTAGTAAGACCCCCTCACGGCAGCTAGCTCACAGCTCTACTCCATTAATGTAGTAAGACCCCCTCACGGCAGCTAGCTCACAGCTCTACTCCATTAATGTAGTAAGACCCCCTCACGGCAGCTAGCTCACAGCTCTTCTCCATAAATGTAGTAAGACCCCCTCACGGCAGCTAGCTCACAGCTCTACTCCATTAATGTAGTAAGACCCCCTCACGGCAGCTAGCTCACAGCTCTACTCCATTAATGTAGTAAGACCCCCTCACGGCAGCTAGCTCACAGCTCTACTCCATTAATGTAGTAAGACCCCCTCACGGCAGCTAGCTCACAGCTCTACTCCATTAATGTAGTAAGACCCCCTCACGGCAGCTAGCTCACAGCTCTACTCCATTAATGTAGTAAGACCCCCTCACGGCAGCTAGCCCACAACTCTACTCCATTAATGTAGTAAGACCCCCTCACGGCAGCTAGCTCACAGCTCTACTCCATTAATGTAGTAAGACCCCCTCACGGCAGCTAGCTCACAGCTCTACTCCATTAATGTAGTAAGACCCCCTCACGGCAGCTAGCTCACAGCTCTACTCCATTAATGTAGTAAGACCCCCTCACGGCAGCTAGCCCACAGCTCTACTCCATTAATGTAGTAAGACCCCCTCACGGCAGCTAGCCCACAGCTCTACTCCATTAATGTAGTAAGACCCCCTCACTGCAGCTAGCTCACAGCTCTACTCCATTAATGTAGTAAGACCCCCTAACAGCAGCTAGCCCACAGCTCTACTCCATTAATGTAGTAAGACCCCCTAACAGCAGCTAGCTCTCAGCTCTACTCCATTAATGCATTACATATGTGGTGGTGctgcattgacacacacacacacacacacacacacacacacacacacacacacacacacacacacagacacacacacacagagacacacacacacacgtggttaACTTTGACATGGGTTGGCAGGGGGTTGCGGTGCGGTTGGCTTCAAATCCTTTTTATAGCCCAGAAtaatctctctttccctgtctcctctcccactgtatagTCCAGAAtaatctctttccctgtctcctctcccactgtatagTCCAGAAtaatctctttccctgtctcctctcccactgtatagTCCAGAATAATATctttccctgtctcctctcccactgtatagTCCAGAAtaatctctttccctgtctcctctcccactgtatagTCCAGAAtaatctctttccctgtctcctctcccactgtatagTCCAGAAtaatctctctttccctgtctcctctcccactgtatagTCCAGAATAATCTCTgtttccctgtctcctctcccactgtatagTCCAGAAtaatctctctttccctgtctcctctcccactgtatagTCCAGAATAATCTCTgtttccctgtctcctctcccactATATAGCTCAGAATAATCTCTgtttccctgtctcctctcccactgtatagCTCAGAATAATCTCTgattccctgtctcctctcccactgtatagTCCAGAAtaatctctttccctgtctcctctcccactgtatagTCCAGAAtaatctctttccctgtctcctctcccactgtatagTCCAGAATAATCTCTTTCCCTGTCTTTCCCCAACTAGGCCTACtgcaacaaaaacacacaattaAAACCACTACAAATAATGCTGCTTTCACAAAAGGCAAGAGCTACCAAATTCCCTCCTcacacaatgcaatgctctccaGGAAGTCAAAAAAATAAAACGTTTATTTTATAGTTTTATTGTTGTACCCCATGAAGTTAAATCCTAAATCTAgaatagcctgtgtgtgtgtgcagttaaAACTTAAATCCCAATGCCTGAGAGACTTGAACATCAGAAGTTGTTCAGAAGTAATCGATCTTTTGGTtttaatagtttttttcccctgcAGTGGCTATTGATTGTATTCCTTTCATGTGCTTGTTCTCCTGACGCCGCTCTGTCTGGGGGAGAAGGGGgtctgggggaggagggggaggggggaggagggggtctgGGGAAGGCAGGGGCGGGgtctgggggaggagggggaggggggaggagggggtctgGGGGAGGAGGGGTTTGGGGGAGAAGGGGgtctgggggaggagggggtctgGGGAAGGCAGGGGCGGGgtctgggggaggagggggtctgGGGAAGGCAGGGGCGGGGTCTTGGGGAGGAGGGGGTTTGGGGGAGGAGGGGTCtgggggaggcaggggagagaaCCGGGGGGAGGTAGGGGATGGAACTGGGGGGGAAAAACAGCCAAATTCCTTTCTGCTGCCTCCACCTTCTTTGGGGGTCTGAGGGCTGTTTTTTCTGAATGAACCGAATACCAATGACAAATGAATCCCTCTCTTTCACAGAACAAACCCGCGGATCCCCCCCCTAACCAAGTCATAGAGGCAGGACATCATAAAGACTTGTGTTACGACAATCATTAATGGACAACAGCGGATGTTATTTATTTTTAGAATGACATTGTTTTACAACTTTTTTAC
This is a stretch of genomic DNA from Salvelinus alpinus chromosome 11, SLU_Salpinus.1, whole genome shotgun sequence. It encodes these proteins:
- the LOC139534846 gene encoding uncharacterized protein, which encodes MVHQPPMFQCPSDGPPTPIDMYQGPSDGSPAPHVPVSPDGSPAPIDMYQCPSDGSPAPHVPVSPDGSPAPHVPVSPRWFTSPPCSSVPRWFTSPHRHVPVSLRWFTSPPCSSVPQMVHQPPMFQCPPDGSPAPHVPVSPRWFTSPPCSSVPRWFTSPPCSSVPRWFTSPHVPVSPDGSPAPMFQCPQMVHQPLCSSVPQMVHQPPMFQCPQMVHQPPCSSVPRWFTSPHVPVSPDGSPAPMFQCPQMVHQPPMFQCPQMVHQPSMFQCPQMVHQPSMFQCPQMMVHQPPMFQCPQMVHQPSMFQCPQMVHQPPCSSVPRWFTSPPCSSVPRWFTSPHVPV